TTTACCATGAATAAAATTTCAAGGGATTACTTTATCACTATTTGTTAAGAAGCACCACAGGTGGAGCCGAGTCCTCCGCTTTCCCAGCAGCCAGTGCAGCCCCCCTGACTCGGTGACAAAGGACCGGGAGCCCTGTCAGTTGTCGCCTTTGCCGCTGCCGTCgctcaaggagggggagggaccgAGCCCAAGGAGCCGCTACTGTCCGAGGATTGCAAAAATGCTTTGGAGCTTTTAACTGAATCAAAGAGAGAAATCCAGACTAGATCAGAGACCGCAAGAAGAGAAGTAGAGGCAAGAGGGACTCAGTGCCAATGCAGCAACAAAGAAGTCAACCAGAATTAGTGGAAGGAAATCTTCCTGTTTTTGTATTTCCTACTGAGCTGATATTTTATGCAGATGACCAGTCAACACACAAACAGGTGTTGACACTGTATAACCCCTATGAATTTGCCCTAAAGTTCAAAGTTTTATGCACTACTCCCAATAAGTATGTTGTCGTTGATGCTGCGGGAGCAGTGAAGCCTCTATGCTGTGTGGATATCGTAATTCGTCACAGAGATGTTCGATCCTGCCACTATGATGTAATAGACAAATTCCGTCTCCAAGTTTCTGAGCAAAGCCAGCGAAAAGCTTTAGGACGGAAAG
The window above is part of the Monodelphis domestica isolate mMonDom1 chromosome 7, mMonDom1.pri, whole genome shotgun sequence genome. Proteins encoded here:
- the LOC130455416 gene encoding motile sperm domain-containing protein 1, with translation MQQQRSQPELVEGNLPVFVFPTELIFYADDQSTHKQVLTLYNPYEFALKFKVLCTTPNKYVVVDAAGAVKPLCCVDIVIRHRDVRSCHYDVIDKFRLQVSEQSQRKALGRKEIIATLLPSAKEQRKEVEEKRIKEHLTESVFLKEHMLYQTENRNVSSGPSLLTVFLGIVCIAALMLPTLGEVESLVPLYFHLSVNQKLVAAYVLGLITMVILRI